In Ancylomarina subtilis, the genomic stretch GATAAAACAGGATTAGACCAATGCCGGCAATAGCAAATCCCCCAATCTGCTTGTTGTTCAGTCTTTCTTTATAAACGACGAAACCAACCAGAGCTAATAGGATAGGACCCGTTTGTATAATGATTTGCGCATTACTTGGACTCGTGTAGTTAACCCCTTGGAGAAAGCCCATATAGTTTAATCCCAATCCTAAGGCAGCAATTACAAGCAGAACAGGGGGACGCTTAAATATCTGAAGCTGTTTTCTATCCATTACTAAGAAGTAGATAAAGAGAACAGAAGCAGCAAATGTAAATCGGAACCAAACAATAGAACTTGGATCAAGGTATTTAAGTGAGATCTTCAGAAAAATTGGCAAAAAGCCCCAAAGAAAAGCCGTTAGGCAAGCAAATAAAACCCCTTTAAGATTTGTTGATATTCCTGAGTTTCCCATTTTGGTCGGATTAAATTATTTAGAATGAGTTTAAGCAGGACGAAAGTAAACTATTTTTTTAGAATAATAGACGCATTCGGATATGATTTTAGTCTTGTTTTCAATAAATTATCTCTTTGTGTTATGGTTTGATTGTGAGTTTCTTAATCTTGATTTTGAATAACGGGTAAGTCAAAACAAACATAGCCCAAGGCTTTCCAGACTTCCAAAACTTGATTTAAGCCGATTTCAAATGTTGAATATTCCGGATTGTCCGAATGCAGGATAAATTGATTGTTATCCAAATCCTTTTGAACACGCTTGTAAACGATTCCATCTTCAGTACTGACAACAACATGACAGGATCCATTCCGAATCAGTTCCCAATCTTGTACATATTCACAAATGATATAGGCACCAGCAGGTATGGGTAACATACTTTCGCCTTCAATTTGGAAAGCACGGTAGCTTTTGTTTTCCGACAGTTCTGCAAAGGGCATTCTGAAGTTTGGAAGTTCACTAATAAATTCAGTATCCGAATAGCCATTTAAATAACCAGCCGCCGCCTTTACAGGAACAAGTGTGATCATCTCTTCATTTTGATCATCCACAACAATGGGGAGAATCCTTAGTTTATCGCCTTTGGTATCCTGAAGTTTTTCTTTGTCCTGAGCGCTAATATCGGTTAGTACGAGTTCATCCAAAGCTCGATTGTAGAACTTCGTGAATTTAAGAAGTGTATCAAGTTTGGGTGTCGATCTTTTTTTCTCATAAGCGGATATGGATGAGGCACCAATACCTATTTTAAAAGAAAGTTTTGTTTGAGATAATCGTTTTCTTAAGCGAAGGTATTTCAAATTCTGTGCGAGATATTGCATAATAATTCGTTCTGATGAATGTGATAAACTAAAAATTCGTGCAAAAGTAAAGAATACTTGTTGATATTGGCTTTGAATTCTTGTATTTTGGTGATTACAAAATCAAAAAATATTTATGATGACAAGTATAAAAGTAAGATCACCTTTCAATGGTCGATTGCTTCAGGAAATTCCCTTAATGGATGGTCAACAGGTTGAAGAAAAAATGGCTAATGCGTATGCATTATTTCAAGATCGAACACGATGGTTGAAACCTTACGAGCGAATTGAGATTCTGGAAAGAACCAAGAAATTGATGGAAGCCAAAATTGAAGAATTAACTAAGATTGCAGCATCTGAAGGCGGGAAACCTTATCAGGATAGTAAGGTTGAAGTGCTTCGTGCGATTAATGGGGTTCAATTGGCAATTGAGTATATGGGTCAGATAAAAGGGGAGCAAATTCCTATGGGAATGACGGCAGCTTCACTTAATCGATTAGCCTTTACGATGCCCGAACCCATTGGAGTTGTGCTAAGCATATCGGCTTTTAATCATCCCTTAAATCTTGCTGTCCATCAGATTATTCCGGCTTTTGCTGTTGGTTGCCCCGTTATTATCAAGCCAGCAAGCAGCACACCTTTGTCTGCTATCGAGTTGGTTAAAATGATGAAAGAGGCGGGTTTGCCTGCAGACTGGGTCGAGGTGGTGATCTGTAATCGTGAAAATGCTGAATTGATGGTTAAGGACAAGCGCGTGAATTATTTCTCTTTTATTGGTTCGGCAGAAGTGGGGTGGTCATTACGATCGAAGTTGGCTCCAGGCACACATTGTGCCATGGAACACGG encodes the following:
- a CDS encoding XRE family transcriptional regulator; its protein translation is MQYLAQNLKYLRLRKRLSQTKLSFKIGIGASSISAYEKKRSTPKLDTLLKFTKFYNRALDELVLTDISAQDKEKLQDTKGDKLRILPIVVDDQNEEMITLVPVKAAAGYLNGYSDTEFISELPNFRMPFAELSENKSYRAFQIEGESMLPIPAGAYIICEYVQDWELIRNGSCHVVVSTEDGIVYKRVQKDLDNNQFILHSDNPEYSTFEIGLNQVLEVWKALGYVCFDLPVIQNQD
- a CDS encoding aldehyde dehydrogenase family protein, which produces MMTSIKVRSPFNGRLLQEIPLMDGQQVEEKMANAYALFQDRTRWLKPYERIEILERTKKLMEAKIEELTKIAASEGGKPYQDSKVEVLRAINGVQLAIEYMGQIKGEQIPMGMTAASLNRLAFTMPEPIGVVLSISAFNHPLNLAVHQIIPAFAVGCPVIIKPASSTPLSAIELVKMMKEAGLPADWVEVVICNRENAELMVKDKRVNYFSFIGSAEVGWSLRSKLAPGTHCAMEHGGSAPVIVQADTDIDEAVTLLGKGAFYHAGQVCVSVQRIYVHKSIVDEFSQKLVAYAKAIKVGDPLDPFTEVGPLIDSEEQDRVHKWVCEAVEEGAELLCGGHKCMETCYLPTVLLNPAEESKVSKLEVFGPVVCIYPYGKLQEAIDRSNSLDLAFQASIFTKDMDKALDTVNQLNASAVMVNDHTAFRVDWMPFGGRDASGIGVGGIPYSMKEMTRDKLMVIRSKSI